Proteins found in one Hypericibacter terrae genomic segment:
- the gph gene encoding phosphoglycolate phosphatase (PGP is an essential enzyme in the glycolate salvage pathway in higher organisms (photorespiration in plants). Phosphoglycolate results from the oxidase activity of RubisCO in the Calvin cycle when concentrations of carbon dioxide are low relative to oxygen. This enzyme is a member of the Haloacid Dehalogenase (HAD) superfamily of aspartate-nucleophile hydrolase enzymes (PF00702).), giving the protein MSQRRDALAFDLDGTLIDSAPDIAIAVNRLLADLGRPELDLPDIRRMIGDGAGTLVERALTAASVPHRAEELNGYLKRFLAHYEAEPVRLTRAYAGVPETLAVLRAAGYRCTVCTNKPQRATDMILEALGLASYFGAILGADAVQNRKPHPDHLAAALTAIGATSGEAVMIGDSANDVAPARALSMPSIVMAYGYGRAPLSELGADLILEDFAGLPDALDQLETAR; this is encoded by the coding sequence TTGTCCCAAAGACGCGACGCTCTGGCTTTCGACCTCGACGGCACGCTGATCGACAGCGCGCCCGATATCGCTATCGCGGTGAACCGGCTCCTGGCCGACCTCGGACGGCCCGAGCTCGACCTGCCGGACATCCGCCGCATGATCGGCGACGGCGCCGGCACGCTGGTGGAGCGGGCCTTGACCGCCGCCTCGGTGCCGCATCGCGCCGAGGAGCTCAACGGCTATCTCAAGCGGTTCCTGGCGCATTACGAGGCCGAGCCGGTGCGGCTGACGCGGGCCTATGCCGGCGTGCCGGAAACCCTGGCGGTCTTGCGGGCGGCCGGCTATCGCTGCACGGTCTGCACCAACAAGCCGCAGCGCGCGACCGACATGATCCTCGAGGCGCTGGGCCTGGCCTCCTATTTCGGCGCCATCCTCGGCGCCGACGCGGTCCAGAACCGCAAACCCCATCCCGATCACCTGGCGGCGGCGCTGACCGCCATCGGCGCCACGTCCGGCGAGGCGGTGATGATTGGCGACAGCGCCAATGACGTGGCCCCTGCCCGCGCCCTCTCGATGCCCTCGATCGTCATGGCCTATGGCTATGGCCGGGCGCCGCTGAGCGAACTCGGGGCCGATCTCATCCTCGAGGATTTCGCAGGCCTGCCCGACGCGTTGGATCAACTGGAAACGGCACGCTGA
- a CDS encoding DUF3108 domain-containing protein, producing MIRRLTPMLTGLAFALVLSGLIPQAQAEESRLVRLSYYGYLGTLQVGQIDLMIEMAPGPRPAKDYDITASVTLSPVYAKMVAFQWQGQARGGATSRSVRPSTYQSQMDLMGTHETMALAYHPNGEVDIHSEPPTVEARVAREQNLGLSTMDPLSAAVAIVDTVLRTGGCDISLPIFDGARRYDLDFVSIGPDVIEKTLFSTYQGQALHCAATAKLIAGFQSNAVSSSFYPSKTDLWLGQAVKDVPLLPVRVLAQSQMGLMRVELVQATTVASATP from the coding sequence ATGATTCGCCGCCTGACGCCCATGCTGACCGGCCTGGCCTTCGCCCTTGTTCTGTCGGGTCTGATCCCGCAGGCCCAGGCCGAGGAGAGCCGGCTGGTGCGGCTCAGCTACTACGGCTATTTGGGCACGCTCCAGGTCGGCCAGATCGACCTCATGATCGAGATGGCGCCGGGCCCGCGGCCGGCCAAGGACTACGACATCACCGCCAGCGTCACGCTCTCGCCCGTCTATGCCAAGATGGTGGCGTTCCAATGGCAAGGACAGGCGCGTGGCGGCGCCACCAGCAGAAGTGTGCGTCCGTCGACTTACCAGAGCCAGATGGATCTCATGGGCACCCACGAGACCATGGCGCTGGCCTATCACCCGAACGGCGAAGTCGACATCCACAGCGAGCCGCCGACCGTCGAGGCCCGCGTCGCGCGCGAGCAGAATCTGGGCCTCAGCACGATGGATCCGCTGAGCGCCGCCGTCGCGATCGTCGATACGGTGCTGCGCACCGGCGGCTGCGACATATCCCTGCCGATCTTCGATGGCGCGCGCCGCTACGACCTGGATTTCGTCTCGATCGGGCCCGACGTCATCGAGAAGACTCTGTTCTCGACCTATCAGGGCCAGGCGCTGCACTGCGCCGCGACGGCAAAGCTGATCGCGGGTTTCCAATCGAACGCCGTCAGCTCCAGCTTCTATCCGAGCAAGACCGATCTCTGGCTGGGGCAGGCCGTCAAGGACGTCCCGCTGCTACCGGTCCGGGTTCTGGCGCAGAGCCAGATGGGACTGATGCGAGTGGAGCTGGTCCAGGCCACCACCGTTGCCAGCGCTACGCCTTGA
- a CDS encoding carboxymuconolactone decarboxylase family protein yields the protein MRLKLLPPSALSPDQRPLYDDMRQGIETNFKGFTAIGEGGELIGPWNLWLHFPKFGKPVWELVKALSTSPSLPRPVREVAILVTGAKFKSAYEIYAHVLVAELRGIADEKIATIIAGQRPGDLTREEAVAYDMASALVSGGVLPQLTYQQAVTFFGEGGTAELISLVGLYCMVSVTLNGYDVPVPEVESRG from the coding sequence ATGCGCCTGAAGCTTCTCCCGCCATCCGCCCTCAGCCCCGACCAGCGGCCCCTCTATGACGATATGCGCCAGGGGATCGAAACCAATTTCAAAGGGTTCACGGCCATCGGCGAGGGGGGCGAACTGATCGGCCCCTGGAATCTCTGGCTGCATTTTCCGAAGTTCGGGAAGCCCGTCTGGGAGCTGGTGAAGGCGCTGTCGACCTCGCCGTCGCTGCCACGGCCGGTGCGCGAAGTCGCGATCCTCGTCACCGGCGCCAAGTTCAAATCCGCCTACGAGATCTATGCCCATGTGCTGGTGGCCGAGCTGCGCGGCATCGCGGACGAGAAGATCGCGACCATCATCGCCGGCCAGCGACCCGGCGATCTCACCCGCGAGGAAGCCGTCGCCTATGACATGGCCTCGGCCCTGGTCTCGGGCGGGGTCTTGCCGCAACTCACCTATCAACAGGCCGTGACTTTCTTCGGCGAGGGCGGAACGGCGGAGCTGATCAGCCTGGTCGGGCTCTACTGCATGGTCTCGGTCACGCTGAACGGCTACGACGTGCCGGTGCCCGAGGTCGAATCGCGCGGTTGA
- a CDS encoding ferritin-like domain-containing protein has protein sequence MNDTKTPFLTDVKTLRERARQHLDRGGVTQTYKGDVKKTVEILQNVLATEIVCVLRYTMHAVTATGISSEGVKAEFAQHAKEEKEHMMSVAERINQLGGKPNFNPEGLLGRSASQYVEGENLVDMIKENLIAERIAVDHYRELIRYFGDNDPGTRALLEGILMVEEEHANDMHDLLVAHEGRPML, from the coding sequence ATGAACGACACCAAAACGCCGTTTCTGACCGATGTGAAGACGCTCCGCGAACGCGCCCGCCAGCATCTCGATCGCGGCGGCGTCACGCAGACCTACAAGGGCGACGTGAAGAAGACCGTGGAAATCCTGCAGAACGTCCTGGCGACGGAGATCGTCTGCGTCCTGCGCTACACCATGCACGCCGTCACAGCGACCGGCATTTCGAGCGAAGGCGTCAAAGCCGAGTTCGCCCAGCATGCCAAGGAGGAGAAGGAACACATGATGTCCGTCGCCGAGCGGATCAACCAGCTTGGCGGCAAGCCGAACTTCAACCCCGAGGGATTGCTGGGGCGTTCCGCTTCCCAGTATGTCGAAGGTGAGAATCTGGTCGACATGATCAAGGAGAATCTGATCGCGGAGCGGATCGCCGTCGACCACTACCGCGAGCTGATCCGTTACTTCGGTGACAACGATCCCGGCACGCGCGCCCTGCTGGAAGGGATCCTGATGGTCGAGGAAGAGCATGCCAACGACATGCACGACCTGCTGGTGGCCCATGAGGGCCGCCCCATGCTCTGA